The Acidaminococcus fermentans DSM 20731 sequence GTGCGTGGGGGATATGCTGTATCTCAACGGAGTGGTGGACATTATGTCCGGGGCCCTGCGGGGATACGGGTATTCTCTTCCGCCGGCCATTGTGGCGCTGATCGGTATCTGCGGCGTGCGGCTGGTGTGGATCTATACGGTGTTCGTCAACCACCGGGACTATCTGACCCTGATCATGGCCTATCCGGTCAGCTGGCTGGCCACCACGGTGGTGCTGGCGGCGGTATACTATCAGTGCCGGAAATACATCCTGAAGTCGGCACTGGCGGGGAAATAAAAAAAGGTGCTGTGAAAAAATGAAGAATCATTTTTTCACAGCACCTTTTATTCAGTCCAGATTGTCGTGGACCGTGGTATTCCTTCCTTTTTTCTTGGCGGCGAACATGAACCGGTCCGCCCGGTCGATGATGGATTCCGGAGTATCGCCTTCCTGTACGGTGGTAATGCCCAGGGACATGGTGATGTGGAGGGGAGTCCCTTCATGGTCAACGGAAATCTGAGATACCAGCTGGTGGAAACGGGCGGCCAGGGGAACAATGTCCTCTTTTTTGCCAATGGGGCAGATGCCGATGAATTCCTCGCCGCCCCAGCGGCCTACAGTGTCTGATTCCCGCATGGAACCGGTGATGGTCCGGGCGAAGGCTTTCAGCATATGGTCCCCGGCCTGGTGCCCGTACTGCTCATTGAAATCGTGGAAATGGTCGATGTCTGAAAAAAACACCGCAAAGAGCCGGTGCAGCCGGGAAAATTCCGAAAAACGCATTTTCAGCAGGGCTTCCAGGAACATCCGGTTGGGCAGGCCGGTGAGGGGATCGTGGTAGGCCAGGGAACAGAGGTTTTCCACAATGGGAGTTTCTTTTTCCAACTGGCTGACCTTTTCAAAAATTTCCGCCACCAGTTTGATCCGCCCGTTCTTATCCGGCAGGGGGATGAAATGGACTTTCAGGACCCCTATGGTTCCGTCTTTTTGGGTGAAAAGCAGTTTCCGGGAAAGGGCTTTTTTCTGGTCCATGCAGGTCAGGATGGGGCAGTAGGTGTCGCACAGGGGGGTACCCTGTTCATCCATGTGGTTCAGGGTGGTTTCCGGGCAGTGACAGCCTGTCATTTCTTTCTTCGTATAACCTGTTATATGTTCGGCTTCTTTGTTCCAGTATATGATGGTCCGGTCCGGTCTGACCAGGTAAATGCCAAAAGGGGCCAGTTCCGCCAGTCTGCAAAAATCCGCTGCTTCGATCAATGTACCAATCCACTCCTTTCCCTTTTTGTGGGTGTGCGGCCGCTTCTATAAAGATACAATCACTTATATAGTATGCCTTTGGGTGGAGAATTGCAAGGGATGCAAAGGGAAGGTTTACCATGGAAGCTGTTTTTAAGGAGGTTTTTTATGATCATCAACACAGGCATGAGGACGGATATCCCGGCTTTTTACACCCCCTGGTTCCTGAACCGGCTCCGGGAGGGGTTTGTTCTGGTCCGGAATCCTTACCGGCCGGAACAGGTCACCCGCTACCGGCTTTCTCCGGAGGTGGTGGACCTGATCGGATTCTGTACCAAAAATCCGGCGCCCATGCTGGATTATATGGAGTTACTGGAGCCTTATGGCCAATACTGGTTCGTGACCATTACGCCTTATGGCAGGGACGTCGAACCGGGAGTGCCTCCGGTGGACCAGGTGCTGGAAAGTTTCCGGAAGCTGTCACGGATGGTGGGGGTCCGGAGGATCGGCTGGCGGTATGATCCCATATTTTTATCGGACCGGTATACCCTGGAATTCCATGAAAAAGCCTTCGCATATATGGTCCGGGCTCTGGCAGGATATACCCGGATTTGCGTCATCAGTTTCATCGACCTGTATCCCAAGGTGATGCGGAATTTTCCGGAAGCGGTGCCGGTGGTTCGGGAAGAACGGATTGCCCTGGGCCAGTATATGATCCGGACAGCCCGGGAAGCCGGGATGACCGTACGGCCCTGCGGAGAGGGCAGGGAACTGGAGCCTTTCGGGGCGGACTGCCGGGGATGCATGACCCTGGAAATCCTGGAAAATGCCCTGGGAGAAAAACTCCGGGCGCCCAAACTGCGGGGAGCCCGGAAAGAATGCAGCTGTCACATTACCTGCGACATCGGAGCCTATGATACCTGCGGCCATTTCTGCCGGTATTGTTACGCCAATACCAGCAGGGAAGCGGTAATCCGGAACCGGAAACAGCACGACCCGGCATCTCCCTTCCTGATCGGCCACAGCCAGCCCGGGGACCAGGTCCATGAAGCCCGCCAGGAAAGCTGGAAGGAGTGGGAGAGGAGTTTGTTTTGAAAAGGGGTGTTGCATGTGTATGTTGTTACACACGCAACACCCCTTTTTGCTTTTATCCCACTTGTTTCTTCATCCACTGATGGGGGACGCCTTCTTCCGGTTCCACGGGCCCGTAGGCTTCATAGCCCAGGGTTTTGTAAAAATGCTGGGCCCGGACCTGGGCGTGGAGACGGATTTCCGTTCCTCCCAGTTCCTTTACGGCTGCCTCGGTGCCTTTTACCAGAAGGCTGCCGGCCCCCTGGCCACGGACGGACCTGGATACGGCAATCCGTCCCAGGATCCATACCCCCGGTTCCGATCCAGGGAAAAAACGACAGACGCCCACGGCATCTCCCTGATCATTCCATAAAAGACCATGGCGGCAATGGAGGTCCTGGGCGTCGAATTCTTCCTGGAATCCCTGTTCTTTGCAGAATACCTCTTCCCGCAGGGCACGGGCCTCCGGAGGGAGGTGGGTGTAGGTTTTGAAGTTCATGATGTGTCTCCTTTTATTTGGCGGATATTGCGGGCGGCCGGGCCTGCCGCCCCTACGGATTTGGCAGATATTGCGGGCGGCCGGGCCTGCCGCCCCTACGGATTTGGCGGATATTGCGGGCGGCCGGGCCTGCCGCCCCTACGGATTTGGCAGATATTGCGGGCGGCCGGGCCTGCCGCCCCTACGGATTTGGGCGGATATTGCGGGCGGACGCTGTTTTATTCCTTGGGGAATTTCCGGTGCCGCTGGCGGCTTTTCTGCCGGTACATCAAGGCATCGGCCCGGGTGAGCACGGTGTCGATATCGTCAATGGGAGATGCGGCGGTGGTGCAGCCCAGGGCAATGCTGATCCCGGCCGTCTGGAAATGGGCTTCCAGCTTGTTCACCAGGGCGTTGGCATCCTCCGGATGACGGATTTCCTGGATCATGAGGAATTCGTCCCCGCCCATCCGGAAGATAAAATCCGTCTGTCCCACATGGCGGAATACATCCGCTGCTGCAACGATCAGCTGATCCCCGGCTTCGTGGCCCTCAGTATCGTTGGCTTTCTTCAGACCGTTCAGATCTCCGAAGACAAAGGCGTATTGTCTGTTCTCCGGCAGGGCGGCCAGGCAGTCCTTGAAGCCCCGGCGGTTCAAAAGACCGGTCAGCTGGTCGGATTTGCTCAGCCGGTCCAGCCGCTGCATCAGGTCCCGGTTCCGCAGCAGGATGGCGAAGAACCGGGTCAGGGAGGACAGCAGTTCCTCCGCCAGGTGGAATTTGTCTTCGGCGGGGTTGATGGCATCAATAAAGCCATAGGGCTGGCCGTCCAGCATCAGCCGGGCCAGGGCCACCCTTTTGAGCCCCGGGACGTGGGGAGACAGATCGGGATTGGCCTTCCAGTATGCGGTCATGTCCGGAATGGAGAATGTGCTGTTTTTTGAGAACTGGTCGAACACAGGACGGAGTTCTCTCCGGGGGATGGGCTGGAAATCTCTTCCCAGGGGAATTATACCGTCTGCTTCCCAAACGTAGGTCAGAGTCACCGTATCGCCGGTTTCTTCCGCCAGCAGGATCCGGTCCGCTCCCAGCTGCCGGCCGATGCGGCTCATCATCTGCCGGATGCCGTGGACCGGGTCCGTTTCATACATGCCCAGGCGGATGGCATCGTTCACTGACGTTTCAACGGACAGCATATGGCTGAACTGGGTGTCTTTCACCAGGTAATCATCCAGATTCAGACAGATGGAAAAATGGCAGTTTTTCCCATGCCAGGGAATCAGGGTATCCCGCAGCAGGAAATCAGCTCCGGCCACCGGATTGTGGAAAACCCGGGATATAAAACGGCCGCAGCGGAGCCGGGGCTCACAGCAGTCGGGACAGGGAGCGGAAAGGCCGGCCATCTGTTCATAGCATTTCAACCCGTTCAGAGGGGCATCCAAAGGAATGCCGCTGCGTTTCCGCATGGCCGGATTGCAGTACAGCAGGTCATGGGTGTCCGGATCAGAGACCACCACACTCAGGTCGGTGCTGTCAAAAGCTTCCCGGTCGAAAATGAACCGGTCACCGGTATACAAAGCCTGTCCGTACTGGCCTTCTTCCGATTCGCGCATGCGCTTGATCAGCAGCTGGAGAAGACTGTCCAGGCTCCGGGCTTCCGAACCCCGGACAATGGCATAGTGCATGTACAGGGTGCAGGGGAAGCCGTCCACCTGCTGGATTTCGTGGATGGCATTGGCCATCTGGACATGGGCTTCCCGGAGCTGGGCTATCTGGGTGGATTTCTGGAACAGCAGGAAGCAGCAGCTGCCGATATGGGAAATGGTGATGGTGGAGGGCAGGTACTGCGTCAGGATGCCAGTGACTTTTTGAAGCAGGTGACGGCGGAATTCCTGGCCGTAGGTCAGTCCGATGGCATCAAATTCCGGTACATCGATGAGGGTGGCGGTGTAATCGTCCCCATACAGCCGGAAGGTGTCTGCATAGCGCAGCCCGGCCATGACCATGCCCCGGTAGTTGAGCAAACCGGTCTCTTCATCGGTTACCGCTGCATGCATATCCTCCAGCGGCCGGTTTTCTTCTTCGTCCAGATCATGGAAACACAGGGCAATACCGGTGATCCGGTCATTTTGATACAGGGGGAATCTGTCCACCTGGACCCGATGGGGCATGTGGCTGATCACAAAATGGAAAACCCGGTTGGTGAGACAATGACCGATGCGCAACACTTCTTCATCCGCTTCATAGGTTTCCTGACGGTTCACGCAGATCCCCAGGTCCTCGACCGTTTTGCCCAACAGGTCCTTTTGGGGGATTCCCACCCATTGACTGAAGGCGCGACTGGCACCCATGATCCGGTGGGAATGGTCCTTCCAGACGACTTTTTCCCGGCTGTACCGGAGAAAGGTCTGCCACAGGGTGGAGGAGGGGTCGTTCCGGTCAGTATCAAAAGATTTCGTCGTGATGCCGTTGCTTTGGAGCATTTCCAGCAGGATGGGGCGCATGGCCTTGTTGTGGGCGACGGGAAGTTTGGTGATGTAGAACAGGATATCTCCTTTGGGGGATTTGGGCAGTGCCAGGCCGGTGATGATCAGCCATTCGAAATTGCCGTTGGAGCGGAGAATGCGGAAGGGCTCCCGCACAACGGAACATTGGGAGGCGGCTGCCCGCTGGTGAAACCGGTTCCGGTCCACAAAGGCCAGGAACCGCTGCCGGTCCCTGGGATGGACAAAGTAGTCGGTGAAATGCCGGAATGTGCCATCAATATCCCCGTTGACGGTTCCTGTCTGCTGATCGGCGGTCAGCGGCACGATGATTTCCAGCACCTTGTGTTCCAGATCCAGATACCATACCCCTTCGTAGGTGAGGATGATGTTCCGGAGCAGGGTGTCAAAATGCCGGGACTGTCTGTCCCGGGCTTCTTCATCCAGACTGATGTTGTACAGTTCCGCCCGGTGGATGCAGTGGTGTCCCACCTGGGCTACGGTCCGGAGATTCACCCGCATGTACTGTCCGTTGTCCACATAGGTCATGGTTTCCTGCTGTCCGCTTTTCCGGGCTCTGTCAGCGAAGCGGCGGAACTTCTGGTGCATGGGAAAATCCAGAGAACTGAGGAACTGGTTGCTGTCCGAAACATTTCTCGTTCCCATGCTCTGGAGGGCCTGCAGGTAGCCGGCATTGGCCTGGAGGAACTGAAGCGTCTGGGAATCGTCATACACAATGGCCACCGGAGAAGACTGGCTCACATCGATGAGGCCGGCTTTATCCAGGAGGACGGCTTCTGGGAGGGTTTCGAAGGACAGGTTCCGGTCACGGCAGTAGGGCCGGCATTCTGCAGCCGGCAGGGGCCTGCCGAAATAATAGCCCTGGAGTTTTTCACAGCCGATATCCCGGAGAAACTGCGCCTGTTCCCTGGTCTCCACCCCTTCTGCCAGGGTGTGGACTCCCAGTTCTTTGGCCATCCGAACAATGGCCGTAAGGATGGTACGGCTTTCTTTGGTGAAAGGATGGAGAAAGGCCATGTCCAGTTTCAGGGTATGGAAGTGGTAATCCTTCAGCACGTTCAGAGAAGAATAGCCGCTGCCAAAATCGTCCAGCCAGACTTTGAAACCGGCTTTCCGGAACCGGCACAGACCCTGGCGGATGGAATCATCCTGCAGGACCAGGGCGTTCTCCGTCACTTCCGGGTAAAGGAGATTCCGGGACAGCTGGTATCGGGTCAGGGTATCTTCCAGCAGCCGGACCGGATCCATCAGCTGGAAATCCAGACGGGAGAAATTGATGGAAATGGGCAGGACCGGCTGGCCCTGCTTCAGCTGGCTGTGGAGCCGCCGGGCCATCTGTTCCACCACATACCGGTCCAGACGGTCGATCAGCCGGGCTTCTTCCAGGGTGGGGATGAACAGGGCGGGGGAAAGGAGACCGTATTCCGGGGAATCCCAGCGGGCCAGGGCTTCGCAGCTGCAGACCTTGCCGTTCAGAGAACGGACGATGGGCTGGCAGTACACCTTGATGTGATGGCTGGCCAGGGCCTTGTCCAGGTTTTCCCGCACATAGTTCTGGAGCTGATGGATGCGTCCCATTTCCTTTGTATAGACCGCATAGTGCCGGGTGGCATCCTTTGAGATGGATTTGCAGGCCAGGGCGGCATCGTTGTCGAAAGCCAGGGTCAGGGCCTCGTTGGAAAGAGGCTTGTTCAGATAGCGGATCCCTGCCTTCAGTTCGATGTTGGGATTGGTGATCAGTGACCGCAGGTCGTGACAGGAGGACTCGATCCGTTCCGTCACATCGGAGGTGGCGGCCAGCACGGCAAAATGATCGGCACCCAGATGGGTCAGGAGTCTGCCGGGAAAATTTTTCCGGAGGATTTCCGCAATCTGCTGGAGACAATGGTCTCCCTCTTCAATGCCGCAGGAGGCATTGTAAAGCCGGAAGTTGGTGATGTTGAAGAAAACCGGACAGGACTTCAGCTCCTGTCCCGCGGCCCATTCCTGTTCCAGCTGTTCCCTGGCAGACTGATAGAAGGCCCGCATGGAAGGCAGAGCCAGATGCAGCGGTTCACTTTCATTCCGGACAGTGTGTGTGGTTTCGGTCATAAAACAAATCCTCCCCATCCTTACGGATCCGGGACAGTTTCAGAGCCCGGACGTGTAAGGTCATATCTAATATTATACACCTGTTTTGACTGGGGAGGAAATGGGGGATTTTGCCGTTTCCCTTGAACAATCCCGTCCAATCTGCTATACTTGTACCGATCGAGGGGGAGCGCCCTGGATCGGTATTCATTTTGCAGCGAGGGAGCCCGTGTGCCGGGTTGAGAGGGTACCAAAGTACCGACCGCCATGACTGGCTTCGGCCGTCTTTTGGGGACTGTGGAATGGATACGGGAAATGGAATCGATTCCACGCCTGAAGGATCGGCTGCACCGGTCCATAAAGGAGTGGAGTTTTTTTATGGAAAGCAAACAGCAAAAAGTCCTGCGTCTGGTGTTTTTGTCCATGATGATCGGCCTGGGTGTGGTGATTTCCCCCATTCTCCGGGTGGAAGGCATGTGCCCCATGGCCCATCTGATCAACATTACCTGTTCGGTGATGCTGGGGCCCTGGTATTCCCTTCTGTGCGCCACCCTGATCGGCATCATCCGGATGACCGTCATGGGGATCCCGCCGCTGGCGCTGACCGGGGCTGTGTTCGGAGCTGCGCTGTCCGGGATCTTCTACCGGGTCAGCGGGGGCAAGATCATTGCCGCCTGCCTGGGTGAAGTGATCGGCACCGGGATCATCGGGGCCATGGTGTCCTACCCTGTAATGGAAATCCTGATGGGCCGCACCGGGCTTTCCTGGATGTTCTATGTGCCCAGCTTCATTGCCGGCACCCTCATCGGCGGTTCCATTGCCTTCGGGCTGCTCACCATCCTGTCCCGGAACGGGACCCTGTTGGAATTCCAGAGAAAATTGGGAGTGAATATCTATGACCGGGGAAGTCATCAGCAAGCTGCCCGGAACCTTTATGGACATCATGTCCAGGGTGCGGGAAAATGAACCACTGATCCACTGCATGACCCATGCCATCACCATGAATGACAGCGCCAACGCCATATTGGCCGTGGGTGGGAGTCCCACCATGGCCTCCCATCCCCAGGAAGTGGAGGAAATCGTGGAGGCGGCGGATTCCCTGGTGGTGAATCTGGGGAACATCAATGAAGAACGGTTGGAAGCCATGAAGATTGCCGGGGAAAAGGCCCATGAACGGGGCATCCCCCTGCTGCTGGATGCGGTGGGGGTGGCCTGCAGCACCCTGCGGCTGGTGTACGCCCAGCAGTTCATCGAACATAACCGGCCCCAGATCATCAAGGGCAACAGTTCGGAAATCCGGACCCTCTGCGGTCTCACCGCCCATGCCCACGGAGTGGATGCCGGGGCAGAGGACGCGGTGACGGCGGAAAACTTTGCCGGGGATGCCCGGGCATTCGGCCAGTATGCCCGGCAGCATGGGGCAGTCCTTTTGGTCACCGGACCGGTGGACCTGGTGACGGATGGGGAGACCACCCTGGGCATTGCCAACGGGACACCCCTTCTGGGGCGGCTGACCGGTACCGGCTGCATGGTGGGGGCCCTGGCCGGCACCTGGCATGCCTGCGGTCCGTCCCTGGCGGCAGCGGCCCTGGGCACGGCGGTGCTGGGGATTGCCGGGGAAGAGGCAGCTAAAGACTGTCCCGGCCTGGGGACCTTCCACATCCGCCTGCTGGATGCCCTGTCCAACCTTACAGGAGAAAAGGTGGCGGAGAAAGTGAAGATGGTGGGGGCTGTTGCATGAGCAGCAGCCTTCTTTTTTTGTCCCTTTACAATAGACATAGCTCCATCTTTTCTCATGGGTCATTCACAAATAATTTCTTTTATCATAAAATATCTGAAATTACCGTAAATACGCAAAATTCAGACTAGACGAAAAACTCCCCATCCGTTATAATGGGGCCAACGATACTATTTTCGAGGTGATCCCATGGCAAAAGAAAAGAAGTCTCTCATGAACCGTTTCATCCACATCATTGAAAAAGGCGGCAACAAACTTCCCCATCCCTTTATCCTGTTCGGTATCCTCCTGGTGGCTGTCCTGATCCTGTCCTTTGTGTTCAGTCAGCTGGGAACCAGTATCACCTACTTCAGCGCTTCCAAAACAGCTGGCGCAGCCGGGAAGGAAGTGACCGTCAAGGTGGTCAATCTCCTGTCTGCGGACAATCTCCGGTATCTGATCACCAAATATCCGGATATCTATGTGGGATATACGCCGCTGAAACTGACCCTGATTATGATGGCCACTACGGCCTTCATCGACAAAACCGGCTTTTTTGAGACCCTGATGAAAAAATACCTGCTGAAGGCTCCCAAATCCCTGATTACGTTTGCGGTGGCTTTCATGGCCGTCAACGCCAATCTGATGAGTGATGCCGGGACCTATTTTTCCCTGGCCATCGGCGGGGTCATTTTCCATGCCATGGGACGGAATCCTCTCATCGGGGTGATCCTGGGGTACGCCGGCTGCAGCGGAGGCTTTACGGCCAACCTGTTCCTGGCAGGCACGGATGCTCTCCTGGCAGGGATTACGGAAAACATCGTGGAGCAGATGGGGCTGTCCATCCCCATCAATCCGGCCATCAACTATTTCTTCATGGCTTCGGCCACGGTATTCCTGGCCATTACCCTGACCTTGTTTACAGAGAAGGTTGTGTGTAAAATGGTAGGGGACGGAGAAGGGGTGGTGGACCGGTCCCTGCTGGAGCAGTACCAGCCCACCCCGGAACAGGAAAAAGGCCTGCGGTGGAGCGGGTACGGTTTTCTGTTTTTCCTGGTGGTGATGGCCCTTCTGACGGTGCCCCAGACGGCCATCCTGCGGAACCAGGCAGGAGGCTTCCTGCCCAAATCTCCTCTGTTCCAGGGGATTACCATGATCATCGCCTTTTTGTTCGTCAGCACCGGGCTGCCCTATGCCTGGGCCACCGGACAGGTGAAGAAGGGCCGTGACCTGGCCAATATCCTCAATGCCGGTCTGAAAACCGCCATTCCGCTTATGACCACCACCTTTATGGCCTGTGTATTCATCGATATGGTGAACAAATCCAACATTTTCAAAATTGTAGCCATTGCCGGGGCGGAAGTACTGAAGGGTGCCCATGTGGGGGTGCTGCCTCTGTGCCTCCTGGTGATTATCGTCACCACCCTGGTGAACCCGTTTATGACCAGCGGTTCTTCCAAATGGCTGCTGATCGCCCCCATGGTGGTACCCATGTTTGCCGTGCTCCATGTGCATCCGGCCTATGCCCAGCTGGCCTACCGGATTGGGGACTCCTGCACCAACATCTGTTCTCCTCTCCATTCAGCTCTGCCGGTGATCATCGGTCTCCTGGAAGAATACCAGGCCGAGGGACTGATCCCGCTCCGGCCGGGAGAAACGGAGCAGCCGGAAATCGGGATGGGAACCATTTTCTCCCTGACCATTCCCTATTCCATGGTGCTCCTGTCCACCATGACCGTCATGTTCATCATCTGGATGGTGCTGGGCCTGCCCATCGGACCTGGGGTGACCATGTACATCTGAGTGAAGAGAGAAGCGGCCCCGCTGGGGCAACGATCAACGATGAACGACCAACGATCAACGAACCAAAGGAGGCAATATCATGCTGATCCGCAATGCCAATCTGCTGAACCCCGGTACGGAACGGGGCATCTATGACATCCTGATCCGGGAGGGGAAAATCGCCCGGATCGCTCCCCATATCGAAGCGGAAGAAGAAGTGGAACTGGATGTCCAGGAAATGTATGTGACGCCCGGGCTGGTGGATGCTCACACCCATCTGGGACTGAAAGCGGATTCCCAGGGGGAATTCTATGCCGACCACAATGAAAAAAAGAGCATCCTGTCCCCGGAAATGCGGGCCATCGATGCCATCAATCCCCAGAACGTGAATTTTGAGGAAGCCCGGAAAGCCGGGATTACCACCTGCGCCAGCGGTCCGGGGTCCCTGAACGTGATCGGGGGGCAGTACGCCTGCATCAAAACCCTGGGCCACATCGTCGACGACATGGTCCTGGACCCCTATTTCGCCATGAAATGTGCCCTGGGGGAAAACCCCAAGAAAGGGTATGAGACCACCCGGATGGGGATCGCTGCCACCCTGCGGAACTTCCTGTTCCAGGCCAAAGCCTATGCGGAAGACCCCAACCACAAATTCGACATGAAACTGGAACCCATGGTGCCGGTGATCCGGGGCGAAAAAGCCCTGAAGATCCACTGCCATGAAGCCATCGATATTGTGACGGCGGTACGGATCTGTGATGAATTCCATCTGAAATTCACCCTGGACCATGTAACCTGCGGGGCCGAGGTGCTGGATTTCCTCCAGAAACGGCCGGAAATCCCCCTGCTGCTGGGGCCCACCCTGGGGCACAGGGGCAAGGTGGAGCTCCATGGCAAAAGCTTCGAAAACGTGGTGAAGCTGGCGGAAGGCCGGGATGTGTGCCTGATCACGGATGCGCCGGTGATCCCTCTGGAATATCTGCCGGTATGCGCCGGTCTGGCCATTGCCAAAGGGATGCCCTATGAACGGGCCCTGGAAGCGGTGACCATTAACCCGGCCCGGGTCATGGGGGTGGAAGACCGGGTAGGGAACCTGGCTCCCGGCAAAGACGCCGACCTGGTGATCTGGAAGGACAAACCCTTCGTGGTGATCCAGGATCCGGTGGCGGTGTTCATCGAGGGGAAGAGGGTGTAAAAAAGGGGGGTGTGAAAAAATGAAGAATCATTTTTTCACACCCCTTTCTGTCATTCTCCCAATATCTTCCGGAACACCTGATGGTCTTTCAGGGCAGCCCGGCCCAGACCGATCAGGTCGGCCTGGCCGGTGGCCAGGAACTGTTCCGCCTGTTCTCCGGTGGTAATGCCTCCCGTAAGGAGCACCGGGATCCGGGCCGTTTCTTTGGCTGCCCGGGACAGTTCCGCAAAATACCCGGCTTCCGGATGGCCGGGACGGAAAAAGATGCACAGGCCCCCGGAGAGGCTGATGCCGTCCAGGCCGGCCTGCTGGAGATATTCCACCGCCTGGGGCAGTTCCTCCGGGCG is a genomic window containing:
- a CDS encoding amidohydrolase family protein, with translation MLIRNANLLNPGTERGIYDILIREGKIARIAPHIEAEEEVELDVQEMYVTPGLVDAHTHLGLKADSQGEFYADHNEKKSILSPEMRAIDAINPQNVNFEEARKAGITTCASGPGSLNVIGGQYACIKTLGHIVDDMVLDPYFAMKCALGENPKKGYETTRMGIAATLRNFLFQAKAYAEDPNHKFDMKLEPMVPVIRGEKALKIHCHEAIDIVTAVRICDEFHLKFTLDHVTCGAEVLDFLQKRPEIPLLLGPTLGHRGKVELHGKSFENVVKLAEGRDVCLITDAPVIPLEYLPVCAGLAIAKGMPYERALEAVTINPARVMGVEDRVGNLAPGKDADLVIWKDKPFVVIQDPVAVFIEGKRV